In Thermomonas carbonis, a single genomic region encodes these proteins:
- a CDS encoding copper chaperone PCu(A)C — MKSILLCLSFFLLAACAQQDHQRIGNLVVSVPWSRETPPTASVAAGFVTIQNKGDRDDQLLRIESASAKRVELHEMRHDNGVMRMRQRVDGVPIPAGQTVVLKPGADHAMFIEPVRHAVAGEQLQATLVFRDAGRLPVAFKVRGMAEQGEGGHGHH, encoded by the coding sequence ATGAAATCGATCCTGCTTTGCCTGTCCTTTTTCCTGCTCGCCGCTTGTGCGCAGCAGGACCACCAGCGCATCGGCAACCTCGTCGTGTCGGTGCCCTGGTCGCGGGAAACGCCGCCTACGGCGTCGGTCGCGGCCGGTTTCGTGACCATCCAGAACAAGGGCGATCGCGACGACCAGTTGCTCCGCATCGAGAGCGCGAGCGCCAAGCGCGTCGAACTCCACGAGATGCGTCACGACAACGGGGTGATGCGCATGCGCCAGCGCGTCGATGGCGTGCCGATTCCCGCGGGCCAGACCGTGGTGCTGAAGCCGGGTGCCGACCATGCAATGTTCATCGAGCCCGTGCGCCACGCCGTCGCTGGCGAACAGCTGCAGGCCACGCTGGTGTTCCGCGATGCTGGTCGTTTGCCGGTGGCGTTCAAGGTGCGCGGCATGGCCGAGCAAGGCGAAGGCGGGCACGGGCACCACTGA
- a CDS encoding DUF6265 family protein, whose translation MRHATAVLGACLALGSGQAMSAEPTLDWLAGHWCGGDAGRQVDEVWLPEAGGALLGMSRTVSGTAVESFEYMRIVSDAGIAQFHVQPNGVPATVFTQAARGDGWIRFENSAHDFPNRIEYRRDGDGLRAYIAGPGRDGKDMKIPFEYRLCAK comes from the coding sequence ATGCGACATGCAACGGCGGTATTGGGCGCGTGTCTGGCGCTGGGGTCCGGTCAGGCCATGAGCGCCGAGCCAACACTGGACTGGCTGGCCGGGCACTGGTGCGGCGGCGATGCGGGCCGGCAAGTCGACGAGGTGTGGTTGCCGGAAGCCGGCGGTGCCTTGCTGGGCATGTCGCGCACGGTGAGCGGCACTGCCGTGGAGTCGTTCGAGTACATGCGCATCGTGTCCGATGCCGGCATCGCGCAGTTCCATGTGCAGCCGAATGGCGTGCCGGCCACGGTGTTCACGCAGGCCGCGCGCGGCGATGGCTGGATCCGCTTCGAGAACAGCGCCCACGATTTTCCCAACCGGATCGAATACCGACGCGACGGCGACGGACTCCGCGCCTACATCGCCGGGCCGGGCCGCGATGGCAAGGATATGAAGATTCCCTTCGAGTATCGCCTCTGCGCCAAATGA
- a CDS encoding class I SAM-dependent methyltransferase — MSSFSDPNAVARYAENLVRQVPAVHTLHQLAGLLLRERVPADGRVLALGAGGGMELKAFADANPGWRLLGVDPSPEMLDLAVRTLGALAPRVELIRGYVDDAPDTLFDGATCLLTLHFLSRDERLHTLRELKRRLKPGAPLVIAHHSVPDDIDEKLAWFRRHAAFVASNGVPAADAQANALAIANRLPTLSPEAEVELLLQAGFTRPSLFYAAFTFRGWVAFA; from the coding sequence GTGTCCTCGTTTTCCGATCCCAACGCGGTGGCGCGCTACGCCGAGAATCTCGTCCGCCAGGTCCCCGCCGTGCATACGCTGCATCAGCTCGCGGGCCTGCTCCTGCGCGAACGCGTTCCCGCGGATGGTCGCGTGCTGGCGCTCGGCGCAGGTGGCGGCATGGAGCTCAAGGCATTCGCCGATGCCAACCCGGGCTGGCGCCTGCTCGGCGTGGATCCGTCACCGGAGATGCTGGATCTTGCGGTGCGTACGCTGGGGGCCCTGGCACCACGTGTCGAACTGATCCGCGGCTATGTCGACGACGCCCCGGACACGCTGTTCGATGGCGCCACCTGCCTGCTCACCCTGCACTTCCTGTCGCGCGACGAGCGCCTGCACACATTGCGCGAACTGAAGCGCCGGTTGAAACCGGGCGCGCCGCTGGTCATCGCCCATCACAGCGTCCCGGACGACATCGACGAAAAACTCGCGTGGTTCCGCAGGCACGCGGCATTCGTCGCGTCGAACGGCGTGCCGGCCGCGGATGCACAGGCGAATGCATTGGCTATCGCCAACCGCCTGCCCACCCTGTCGCCGGAGGCAGAAGTGGAATTGCTGCTGCAGGCCGGCTTCACCCGGCCGAGCCTGTTCTATGCCGCGTTCACGTTCCGGGGATGGGTCGCCTTCGCCTGA
- a CDS encoding NAD(P)/FAD-dependent oxidoreductase, protein MTHDVIVIGGSYAGMAAALQLVRARRSVLIIDAGRRRNRNATLAHGFLSQDGVDPAVIASKSRAQLQAYPTLAWRDDVVIAASGTRDAFVVRTADSGAFAARRLLLATGVLDALPAIPGLQERWGRSVFHCPYCHGYELDQGRIGVIAAYPMSVHQAQLLPEWGTVTFFLNEAIELDDVASRDLQARGVAIERTPIAAIDGHADVVLADGRRLAFAGLFTAPKNAPATPLAEAMGCLLMETPMGTQVQTNDAKETSVPGVFACGDTARIPHSLSLAVGDGAWAGANLHRSLVWPDA, encoded by the coding sequence ATGACCCACGACGTGATCGTGATCGGCGGCAGTTACGCCGGGATGGCGGCCGCCCTGCAACTGGTGCGCGCGCGGCGTAGCGTGCTCATCATCGATGCAGGACGCCGACGCAACCGCAACGCAACCCTCGCGCATGGCTTCCTGTCGCAGGACGGCGTCGATCCCGCGGTGATCGCCAGCAAATCGCGAGCGCAACTGCAGGCCTATCCCACGCTGGCGTGGCGGGACGACGTGGTGATCGCCGCCTCCGGAACCCGCGATGCGTTCGTCGTGCGCACCGCGGACTCCGGTGCGTTCGCCGCGCGTCGCCTGTTGCTGGCGACCGGCGTGCTGGACGCGCTACCCGCGATTCCCGGCTTGCAGGAACGCTGGGGACGCAGCGTGTTCCATTGCCCGTACTGCCACGGCTACGAGCTGGACCAGGGACGCATCGGGGTCATCGCCGCGTACCCGATGTCGGTGCACCAGGCGCAACTGCTGCCGGAGTGGGGCACGGTCACGTTCTTCCTCAACGAAGCGATCGAGCTGGACGATGTCGCATCGCGGGACTTGCAGGCGCGCGGCGTCGCCATCGAGCGCACGCCCATCGCCGCCATCGACGGGCACGCGGACGTGGTGCTGGCCGACGGCAGGCGACTGGCGTTCGCCGGCTTGTTCACCGCGCCGAAGAACGCGCCGGCGACCCCGCTGGCCGAAGCGATGGGATGCCTGCTGATGGAAACGCCGATGGGCACGCAGGTGCAGACCAACGACGCGAAGGAAACCAGCGTGCCCGGCGTATTCGCCTGCGGCGACACCGCGCGCATCCCGCATTCGCTGTCGCTGGCCGTGGGCGATGGCGCGTGGGCCGGCGCCAACCTGCATCGCTCGCTGGTCTGGCCAGACGCCTAG
- a CDS encoding ABC transporter permease has translation MSAGMTQTNARKNLVALGTVVRREVMRILRIWGQTLMPPAITMTLYFLIFGKLIGSQIREMDGLKYMDFIVPGLVMMSVIQNSYGNISSSFFGAKFGRHIEELLVSPMPNWVILLGYVGGAVLRGVMVGAIVLGIAMLFTKVRVPHPLVMVSSVLLGAVIFSLAGFINAVYAKKFDDVAIVPTFILTPLTYLGGVFYSVKLLPDWAEAATHANPIFYMVNAFRYGLLGVSDVSMWTAYALMLGFVGGLGALALWLLKRGTGMRS, from the coding sequence ATGAGCGCCGGGATGACCCAGACCAACGCGCGCAAGAACCTGGTCGCGCTGGGCACCGTAGTTCGCCGCGAGGTCATGCGCATCCTGCGCATCTGGGGCCAGACCCTGATGCCGCCGGCGATCACCATGACCCTGTACTTCCTGATCTTCGGCAAGCTGATCGGCTCGCAGATCAGGGAAATGGATGGGCTCAAGTACATGGACTTCATCGTCCCCGGCCTGGTGATGATGAGCGTGATCCAGAACAGCTACGGCAACATCAGTTCGAGTTTCTTCGGTGCCAAGTTCGGCCGCCACATCGAGGAACTGCTGGTCAGCCCGATGCCGAACTGGGTGATCCTGCTCGGTTACGTGGGCGGCGCAGTGCTGCGCGGGGTGATGGTCGGCGCGATCGTGCTGGGCATCGCGATGCTGTTCACCAAGGTGCGCGTGCCGCATCCGCTGGTGATGGTGAGTTCGGTGCTGCTGGGCGCGGTGATCTTCTCGCTGGCCGGCTTCATCAATGCGGTGTACGCGAAGAAGTTCGACGACGTCGCCATCGTCCCGACCTTCATCCTCACCCCGCTGACGTATCTGGGCGGCGTGTTCTATTCGGTGAAGCTGCTGCCCGACTGGGCCGAGGCCGCGACCCACGCCAACCCGATCTTCTACATGGTCAACGCGTTCCGCTACGGCCTGCTCGGGGTCAGCGACGTGTCGATGTGGACGGCGTATGCGCTGATGTTGGGCTTCGTCGGCGGGCTCGGCGCGCTGGCGCTGTGGCTGCTCAAGCGCGGCACCGGGATGCGCAGCTGA
- a CDS encoding PepSY-associated TM helix domain-containing protein has product MRRRAWRWHFLAALLVIPFVLWQSATGTLYLWSEAWVDQRHPDLRFVEPAPQQVSLDMLVRAARDFQPGAKVANVLLPADPARSTQVTFSAANGLPLAVFVDPHRGVVLGSLEGAAWPVGWTRSLHGGWPLGDAGSWLLELGACWTIVMVLSGLYLWWPRDGRGWRALLPRLRSGRWTFWRDLHACVAVWCSLLIVLFLFTALPWTSFWGNQVLVPVQQALGQQGPRAAGFAPVFAGGAATEAGSLQQMLEQARARGMAGDLMFYMVDGPPGSAVSLRSVAANASDERYLLLDRADARVIDDAGWSNFPLMAKTVATGVKLHEADYFGRSGRWVNTAFALALGWLCVTGTMAWWRRKPVHSLGVPPVARRFWPWWLRVLALAGFLLLPLLALSAALLWLAETAWARFAQHTRKPA; this is encoded by the coding sequence ATGCGCCGCCGGGCCTGGCGCTGGCACTTCCTCGCCGCGCTGCTGGTGATTCCGTTCGTGCTCTGGCAGTCGGCCACCGGCACCCTGTACCTGTGGTCGGAAGCCTGGGTCGACCAGCGCCATCCGGACCTGCGCTTTGTCGAGCCGGCACCGCAACAGGTGTCCCTCGATATGCTGGTCCGGGCCGCGCGCGATTTCCAGCCCGGCGCGAAGGTGGCGAACGTGTTGCTGCCGGCGGATCCGGCGCGCAGCACCCAGGTCACATTCTCCGCAGCGAATGGCTTGCCGCTGGCGGTGTTCGTGGATCCCCATCGCGGGGTCGTGCTGGGCAGCCTGGAAGGTGCGGCGTGGCCGGTGGGCTGGACGCGCAGCCTGCACGGCGGCTGGCCGCTGGGCGATGCCGGCAGCTGGCTGCTGGAACTGGGCGCGTGCTGGACCATCGTGATGGTGCTGAGCGGCCTTTACCTCTGGTGGCCGCGCGATGGGCGCGGCTGGCGGGCATTGCTGCCGCGCCTGCGCAGCGGGCGTTGGACTTTCTGGCGCGACCTGCATGCCTGCGTGGCGGTGTGGTGTTCGCTGCTGATCGTGCTGTTCCTGTTCACCGCGTTGCCATGGACCAGCTTCTGGGGCAACCAGGTGCTGGTGCCGGTGCAACAGGCGCTGGGCCAGCAGGGCCCACGCGCGGCGGGTTTCGCGCCGGTGTTCGCCGGTGGGGCCGCCACCGAGGCGGGCAGCCTGCAGCAGATGCTGGAACAGGCCCGCGCGCGCGGCATGGCCGGCGACCTGATGTTCTATATGGTCGACGGTCCGCCCGGCTCGGCGGTGTCGCTGCGCAGCGTGGCGGCGAACGCCTCCGACGAGCGTTACCTGTTGCTCGATCGCGCCGATGCCAGAGTGATCGACGATGCCGGCTGGTCGAATTTCCCGTTGATGGCGAAGACGGTGGCCACCGGGGTGAAGCTGCACGAAGCCGACTACTTCGGGCGCTCCGGTCGCTGGGTCAATACGGCATTCGCCCTGGCGCTCGGGTGGCTGTGCGTCACCGGCACGATGGCATGGTGGCGACGCAAGCCCGTGCATTCGCTGGGCGTGCCACCTGTCGCGCGGCGGTTCTGGCCATGGTGGTTGCGCGTGCTCGCGCTGGCCGGATTCCTGCTGCTTCCGTTGCTCGCCTTGTCCGCGGCGTTGCTGTGGCTCGCGGAAACCGCATGGGCGCGATTCGCACAACACACGAGGAAACCCGCATGA
- a CDS encoding ABC transporter ATP-binding protein → MQTDTVPALRVSDLRKTYDNGVEALKGVSLDVAPGDFYALLGPNGAGKSSLIGIVSSLVNKSSGTVEIFGTSIDKDRDGAMRLIGLVPQELNFNMFEKPLDICVNYAGFYGIPRAQALLRAEEELKNAQLWDKADKMSRTLSGGMKRRLMIARAMMTRPRLLILDEPTAGVDIEIRRGMWQTLKAINAAGTTIILTTHYLEEAENLCRNLAIIDHGRIVTEGPMRSLLAKLDVEGFIFDIDGELPAQLPVIEGTALVASDGHTLDMDMPRAMDLNRVFAAFAAAGIRVRSMRTKSNRLEELFVRLTGKPEVTDTDALTPHAQDAQERPA, encoded by the coding sequence ATGCAGACAGACACCGTGCCGGCGCTGCGCGTCAGCGACCTGCGCAAGACCTACGACAACGGCGTGGAAGCCCTGAAGGGCGTCTCGCTGGACGTCGCGCCCGGCGATTTCTACGCCTTGCTCGGCCCCAACGGCGCCGGCAAGTCCAGCCTGATCGGCATCGTCAGTTCGCTGGTCAACAAGAGCAGCGGCACGGTCGAGATCTTCGGCACCAGCATCGACAAGGATCGTGATGGCGCGATGCGCCTGATCGGCCTGGTCCCGCAGGAACTCAACTTCAACATGTTCGAGAAGCCGCTGGACATCTGCGTGAACTACGCGGGTTTCTACGGGATCCCGCGCGCGCAGGCGCTGCTGCGCGCCGAAGAGGAGCTGAAAAACGCGCAGCTGTGGGACAAGGCCGACAAGATGAGCCGCACGCTGTCCGGCGGCATGAAGCGGCGGCTGATGATCGCCCGCGCGATGATGACCCGGCCACGCCTGCTGATCCTGGACGAGCCCACCGCCGGCGTGGACATCGAGATCCGCCGCGGCATGTGGCAGACGCTCAAGGCGATCAACGCCGCCGGCACCACGATCATCCTGACCACGCATTACCTGGAGGAAGCGGAGAACCTCTGCCGCAACCTCGCGATCATCGACCACGGGCGGATCGTCACCGAGGGCCCGATGCGCAGCCTGCTGGCCAAGCTCGACGTCGAAGGTTTCATCTTCGACATCGACGGCGAACTGCCGGCGCAATTGCCGGTGATCGAGGGCACCGCGCTGGTCGCCAGCGACGGCCACACCCTGGACATGGACATGCCGCGCGCGATGGACCTCAACCGCGTGTTCGCCGCGTTCGCCGCCGCCGGCATCCGCGTGCGCTCGATGCGCACCAAGTCGAACCGGCTGGAGGAACTGTTCGTGCGGCTCACCGGAAAGCCGGAAGTGACGGACACGGATGCCCTGACGCCGCACGCGCAGGATGCGCAGGAGCGGCCGGCATGA
- a CDS encoding Rrf2 family transcriptional regulator has protein sequence MKRDGKLSSVLHALLHMAEADGPMTSDTLAQCMTTHPVVVRRTMGLLRDAGLVAADRGPGGGWRIATDLSKVTLRQLHEALGEPALFAVGNRSEHPDCLVEQAVNAALDSAFADAEALLMRRFETVTLGQLAADFAQRHARHRKRKPK, from the coding sequence ATGAAACGCGACGGCAAACTCTCTTCGGTCCTGCACGCCCTTCTGCACATGGCGGAGGCGGACGGCCCGATGACCTCCGACACCCTGGCGCAGTGCATGACCACCCATCCGGTCGTGGTGAGGCGGACGATGGGCCTGCTGCGCGATGCCGGCCTGGTGGCCGCCGATCGCGGACCTGGCGGCGGCTGGCGCATCGCCACCGACCTGTCCAAGGTCACCCTGCGGCAATTGCATGAGGCGCTGGGCGAACCGGCGCTGTTCGCGGTCGGCAACCGCAGCGAGCACCCGGATTGCCTGGTCGAGCAAGCCGTCAACGCAGCATTGGACAGTGCCTTCGCCGACGCCGAGGCCCTGCTCATGCGCCGGTTCGAGACGGTGACCCTGGGCCAGCTTGCGGCCGACTTCGCGCAACGCCACGCGCGCCATCGCAAGAGAAAACCGAAATGA
- a CDS encoding helix-turn-helix domain-containing protein yields MRRMDYVEHAPPADLQRHLQCLWILRDDAPGDAIQVIYPDGRCELLAELGVPLRFHGENGEIRADQALAFAGQQLGPIRLQATGAVHCIGVRLTATSSGLIAGAQLPALRDRAPDLRTLDEAFAMQFHAAAKACVDVNSAEPLWTLMRLRCAAFAADPLVERAVETLDATDGDLRIAALANELGCSLRTLQARFLAAVGMTPKEYARVRRLQALLRTLDSERSAIADAAARHGFNDQAHATHDLLRWTGTTPARLVRALRADPDGGDALRLAAAFVRGRHSTQ; encoded by the coding sequence ATGCGGCGCATGGACTATGTGGAACATGCGCCACCCGCGGACCTGCAGCGACACCTGCAGTGCCTGTGGATCCTGCGCGACGACGCACCCGGCGATGCCATCCAGGTCATCTACCCGGATGGTCGTTGCGAACTGCTGGCCGAGCTCGGCGTGCCCTTGCGATTCCACGGCGAAAACGGCGAGATCCGCGCCGATCAGGCATTGGCGTTCGCCGGCCAGCAACTCGGGCCGATCCGCCTGCAGGCGACCGGCGCGGTGCACTGCATCGGCGTGCGACTCACTGCCACCAGCAGCGGATTGATCGCAGGCGCGCAGTTGCCGGCCCTGCGCGACCGAGCGCCGGACCTGCGCACGCTGGACGAAGCGTTCGCGATGCAATTCCACGCAGCCGCGAAAGCTTGCGTCGATGTCAATTCCGCAGAGCCGCTATGGACGTTGATGCGCCTGCGTTGCGCCGCATTCGCAGCGGATCCGCTGGTCGAACGCGCGGTCGAAACACTCGATGCAACGGACGGCGACCTGCGCATCGCCGCGCTGGCAAATGAGCTTGGCTGCAGCCTGCGCACCTTGCAGGCGCGCTTCCTGGCCGCGGTCGGGATGACGCCGAAGGAATACGCACGCGTGCGTCGCCTGCAGGCCTTGCTGCGCACGCTGGACAGCGAACGCAGCGCCATCGCCGATGCGGCAGCACGCCATGGCTTCAACGACCAGGCGCACGCCACCCACGACCTGCTGCGCTGGACCGGCACCACGCCTGCACGGCTGGTGCGCGCGCTGCGGGCCGATCCCGATGGTGGCGATGCGCTGCGCCTCGCCGCCGCCTTCGTGCGCGGTCGCCATTCGACGCAGTAA
- a CDS encoding DUF2946 family protein yields the protein MVRLALAAMLLMALAPTISRTLASGADPNGPVLRLLQMCTTAGLQVQSLASFLGDDATGFAGDEHPAPHPHEPGDACGYCSLVTPLPLLLLLLCGLLALAPVAPLFRHRIVARRTLRNLRGLGAQGPPLPL from the coding sequence ATGGTGCGACTGGCCCTTGCGGCCATGTTGCTGATGGCGCTTGCGCCGACCATCAGCCGGACTCTTGCCAGCGGCGCGGATCCGAATGGCCCGGTGCTGCGCCTGCTGCAGATGTGCACCACGGCGGGCCTGCAGGTCCAGTCCCTCGCCTCTTTCCTGGGCGATGACGCGACTGGATTCGCTGGCGATGAACATCCCGCCCCGCATCCGCACGAACCCGGCGATGCCTGCGGCTACTGCAGCCTGGTCACCCCACTGCCGTTGCTGCTGTTGCTGCTTTGCGGGCTGCTGGCGCTGGCGCCGGTCGCGCCGCTGTTCCGGCATCGAATCGTTGCACGGCGCACGCTGCGCAACCTGCGCGGACTCGGCGCACAGGGACCCCCGCTCCCGCTCTGA
- a CDS encoding TonB-dependent receptor → MFRYNAKFGDHDVLAGLNIANTHETGGLHRNDGGQRNGLRTIVDNRSDSVEVFLVDRWKIAPAWTLVYGAQGVITGRDVRNTDVASGVLRNPKADYAAFNPRIGVIRALTPASEAFASVSRLHEAPTTFELQDDVRGGDATLDAMHGSAAEIGVRGNTIGPTDAIRWQWDASLYYARIHDEILSIDNIAAPGTSLSTNVDRTVHAGIEALLGASIPLGGGHRIEPLVSATYNAFSFDDDAAYANNRLPAAPRHAIRGEVMYRNDKGFFAGPTFDVVGARYADFSNTYRVGSYQLLGLRVGFERERWEVFGEVRNLLDEEYVGVFSVLDRASAGSAILQAGEPRSVYAGLRWRW, encoded by the coding sequence ATGTTCCGCTACAACGCGAAGTTCGGCGACCACGATGTGCTGGCCGGCCTCAACATTGCCAACACGCATGAAACCGGCGGCCTGCATCGCAACGATGGCGGCCAGCGCAACGGCCTGCGCACGATCGTCGACAACCGCTCGGACAGTGTGGAGGTGTTCCTGGTCGACCGCTGGAAGATCGCGCCCGCGTGGACATTGGTGTACGGCGCGCAGGGCGTGATCACCGGCCGCGATGTCCGCAACACCGATGTCGCCAGCGGCGTGCTGCGCAATCCGAAGGCCGACTATGCCGCGTTCAATCCGCGCATCGGCGTGATCCGCGCGCTGACCCCGGCCAGCGAAGCCTTCGCCAGCGTCAGCCGCCTGCATGAAGCGCCGACCACGTTCGAGCTGCAGGACGACGTGCGCGGCGGCGATGCCACCCTCGATGCGATGCACGGCAGCGCGGCCGAGATCGGCGTGCGCGGCAACACCATCGGGCCGACCGATGCGATCCGCTGGCAGTGGGATGCATCTCTGTACTACGCGCGGATCCACGACGAGATCCTGTCGATCGACAACATCGCAGCGCCCGGCACCAGCCTGTCCACCAACGTCGACCGCACCGTGCATGCCGGCATCGAGGCATTGCTGGGCGCGAGCATCCCGCTGGGCGGCGGCCATCGCATCGAGCCGCTGGTGAGCGCGACCTACAACGCCTTCTCGTTCGACGACGACGCGGCGTACGCCAACAACCGCCTGCCGGCGGCGCCGCGCCACGCCATCCGCGGTGAAGTCATGTATCGCAACGACAAGGGTTTCTTCGCCGGCCCGACCTTCGACGTGGTCGGTGCGCGTTACGCGGATTTCAGCAATACCTACCGCGTCGGTTCCTACCAACTCCTCGGGTTGCGCGTCGGCTTCGAGCGCGAGCGTTGGGAAGTGTTCGGTGAGGTCCGCAACCTGCTCGACGAGGAATACGTCGGCGTCTTCAGCGTGCTGGATCGCGCGTCCGCGGGCTCGGCCATCCTGCAGGCCGGCGAACCGCGCTCGGTCTACGCCGGGCTGCGGTGGCGCTGGTGA